A region from the Pelobates fuscus isolate aPelFus1 chromosome 3, aPelFus1.pri, whole genome shotgun sequence genome encodes:
- the PTHLH gene encoding parathyroid hormone-related protein, which translates to MLRTLLPHCGLAVFILSCSLPAHGRPAQGINGRVRRAVSEHQLLHDKGRSLQELRRRIFLQSLIDGVNTAEIRAAPDESPRPIPSAKNFNTVRLVGEEEGMAGQLTQETHKSVSFKEPLPKIPGKKKKGKPGKRKEQDKRKRRERSALESLQDSSESDLWWEELNIRTQ; encoded by the exons ATGTTACGGACGCTCCTACCGCATTGCGGTTTGGCTGTCTTCATCTTAAGTTGCTCGTTGCCAGCTCATGGAAGACCGGCACAGGGAATCAACGGCAGAGT aAGGAGGGCAGTATCTGAACACCAATTGCTCCATGATAAAGGCCGTTCACTACAGGAGCTCCGGCGTAGGATCTTCTTGCAAAGCTTAATAGATGGAGTCAATACAGCAGAAATCCGTGCTGCGCCTGATGAGTCCCCTCGCCCCATTCCAAGTGCTAAGAACTTCAACACTGTGCGTCTGGTGGGTGAGGAGGAAGGAATGGCAGGTCAGCTGACACAGGAGACACACAAATCAGTGAGCTTTAAAGAACCCCTGCCTAAAATTCCTGGCAAGAAGAAGAAAGGGAAGCCAGGCAAACGAAAAGAGCAAGATAAGAGGAAGAGGCGAGAGCGTTCTGCACTGGAAAGTCTTCAAGATTCCTCTGAGTCTGACCTCTGGTGGGAAGAGCTAAACATCAG GACACAGTGA